ACCGGGCCACGAAATCGTTGGCCGGGTGACGGCGGTGGGCGCGGATGTGCAACGCTATAAAGCGGGCGACATCGTCGGGGTCGGCTGCATGATCGACAGTTGCCGCACCTGCGCTTCGTGCCATGATGGGGATGAACAGTACTGCACCGGTTCGGGTTTTGTCGGCACGTACAATGCGCCGGACAAGCATTCGGGCGGGCACACATTTGGCGGCTATTCCGGCCATATTGTGGTCGACGAGGATTTCGTCCTGACCGTGAGCCATGACGAGAAAGACCTTGCCGGGGTGGCGCCGCTGCTTTGCGCGGGTATCACCACCTATTCCCCCTTGCGGCACTGGAAAGTCGGACCGGGGCAGAAGGTCGGTGTGGTTGGTCTTGGCGGGCTTGGCCATATGGGGGTGAAAATCGCCGCCGCGATGGGGGCCGAGGTGACAGTGTTCACCACGTCCGAGAACAAGCGCGAGGATGCGCTGCGGCTGGGCGCAAGCCATGTGGTCAATTCACGCGATGGTGCTGCCATGGCGGCGCAGGCAGGGCAGTTCAATCTGATCCTCAACACCGTTGCCGCGCCGCACGATCTCGATCCGTTTCTGCAGGCGCTGAAGCGGGATGGGACGATGGTCATGGTGGGGGTGCCGCCCGAACCGCACAAGTCGCCATCGGTGGGCAATCTCGTGTTCGGTCGCAGGTCGATCGCCGGATCGCTGATCGGGGGCATCGCGGAAACGCAGGAAATGCTCGACTTCTGCCGCGACCACGGGCTGACGGCAGATATCGAACTGATCCCGATGGACGGTAT
This genomic window from Caenibius tardaugens NBRC 16725 contains:
- a CDS encoding NAD(P)-dependent alcohol dehydrogenase; the encoded protein is MKTRAYGNGSAEQPLAPMEIDRRQPRARDVAIDILFSGVCHSDLHTAWNEWNNTSYPCIPGHEIVGRVTAVGADVQRYKAGDIVGVGCMIDSCRTCASCHDGDEQYCTGSGFVGTYNAPDKHSGGHTFGGYSGHIVVDEDFVLTVSHDEKDLAGVAPLLCAGITTYSPLRHWKVGPGQKVGVVGLGGLGHMGVKIAAAMGAEVTVFTTSENKREDALRLGASHVVNSRDGAAMAAQAGQFNLILNTVAAPHDLDPFLQALKRDGTMVMVGVPPEPHKSPSVGNLVFGRRSIAGSLIGGIAETQEMLDFCRDHGLTADIELIPMDGINDAFHRMVKGDVKYRFVIDIATLN